The following is a genomic window from Thermocrinis jamiesonii.
ACGCGCACGTTCCTTTACAAGAGAGACACACTTTACAGCACTTGGGACAGGTTGATAGGAGAAGCTTTGGCAGATTATTTCCATGGAGTGGATGCGGTAATGTCCTTGGACGTCGCAACTTCTCCGGGCTATAGATGGGGTCCTGCAGTTCTTCCCAACAGTCCCATCAGAGTGGAGGACGTGTATAATGTGCTTGGTATAACTTACCCTGAGGTTTTCCTCCTAAGGAGAAAGGGAAGAGACCTTTTGGTGCTTTGGGAGGACATAGCGGATAACGTATTCAACCCAAACCCACTCTATCAGCAAGGTGGAGATATGTCAAGGATATATGGAGTGGAGTACGAACTGAAGATAAATGCCAAGCAAGGGGAAAGAATAAGAAACGTGAGAATAAAGGGCAAACCTCTTGAAGCGGACAAGGAATACCTTGTAGCAGTTTATGGCGGACCACCACCTCCAGGAGTGGAACCAGAAAAGGTAAATATCAGAGATATCGTGATAAACTACATAAAGAAAAAGAGGGAGATAGTGGTTGAGAGGAAGCCAAACGTGAAGGTTTTAGACCATCCCTACAACACAGATTGCTTTTGGAGGTAAAAATGGTAAAGGTGCTTTTAATTACCCTCCTGCTCTTTCTCTTTTCTTTTGCCAAAGACCCTATAAGGGCAATGTATCTGACCTATCCCCTAAGGGAAAAGGACTTCAAAAAGGCGGTGGATAAGTTAAAAGAAGGAATGGAAGGAAGACAGGTAAAAGTTATAAGAGTTTTAACCATCTCCGATGCTATAAGGGCGAGAGGTTCTACCGAATTTCCAAACTACTATGTTATCTTTGGTTGTGAAACGCCCAAGATGAAGGAAATTCTCACAAAAGCGCCAGCTTTGAGCAACGTCATTCCCTGTAGCATTGCGGTTCATCAATCAAAGGAGAATGGTAAAATATACGCTACGATAATAAACGAGAATATGTTTCTTTCTAAGTATGGACACAAGCTTACCAAAGAGGAAAGGATGGAGATAAAAAAGACTTATAGAAATATTAGGCTTGTCTTAACCCAAATGAGCGGTGTAAGGTTAAAACCTGCTAAGATGCAAGCTATAAACCAAGAACTGGTTTATGAAGAGGAAGTTAAAAATTTAGCCTACGACGATTTCAAGATACTTTTTAAGACATCCCTTGACGGGGTAAATATGAACGTGTTGGATGTGTTGGATGTTAGCGAAGAATCTCCAAAGTTTTCCATATTCTTAGCGTGTAACCTATCTTACGGAGAGGCAATACTTAAGGATATTCCCCAATTTGGCACTTTAGCACCCTGCAGGGTTTATGTTTACGAAAAACCTGACGGTTCGGTGGGTGTGGGATACATAAACATACCTTTCCTTTTAAAGTCTTACGAAAAACACATGAGCAAAGAGAAGGCTGAGATATTCCGCAAAGCGGATCAAGATATAAAATCTGCCATAAAAGAAGCAAAGGGTGAGTAACCTTAAAATAAATACTTGTGAAGGTTGTCATTTTAGAAGAGGGGGCAGACTTGGATGCCCTCTCTACCGCTTACGGCGTTTTGCTTCTTTACGATGATGCTTATCTTTTGAAACCCTCTTTGCTTTCAAGAAAAGCAAGTGAGGTATTCAAGAGGTTCAGAGATAGGTTCAGGGTAGTGGAGGAACTGCCACAGAAGTTTGACTTAGTGTTGGTGGATAGCCACAACTTACAGGATTATAAATCTTTTCAAGTAGAAGAGATCTACATATACGACCATCATCCCAAGGCTCCAAAAGGGTTTAAAGGTAAAGTGGATATGGTAGGAAGTGCAACAACGCTTATTGTAGAAGAGCTTCAGAGGTTAAACAAAAGAATATCTCCAGAAGATGCAACCATATTAGCCTTTGGCATATACGAGGATACGGGTAGTTTGACTTATGAGGGCACCACAGAAAGAGATGCGTTGGCTTTAGCTTGGCTTTTGAAAATGGGTGCCTCTTTGAGAACTATAAGAGAATACCTTAGGGAAAGCTTAAGTAGAGATGAGATAGATTTTTTAGCTAAGAGTTTGACTGCAGTTGAAAAACTTTTCTTAAATGATTCCAAGATAACGATCTTTGTTCTAAAGTCCGAAGACTATAATCCAGAATTTTTGCAGGTCATATACAGGTTAGAGGACATAAAAGATTCAGACGCCTTTTTCGTCATAGTTTCTGCGGGAAGTAAAACTTACCTTTTTGGAAGAGGATTAAAAGATAAATTTGACACTTCAAAGGTTTTGGAAGTGTTTGGAGGAGGAGGTCATTCCTTTGCCAGTGCAGTAAAGTTAGAAAATGTGGAGGCAGAGAGAGTCAAAACTATCTTGGTGCAGGTGCTAAAAGGAGAAAACCCTGCCATAAAGGTAAAGGATATTATGAACACTCCAGCTTTTGCAGTCAAAGAAGATCTTACAGTAGAGCAGGCTCTTTTTGAACTTACGAAAAGAAACTATGCAGGTGCTCCTGTAGTAGACGAGAAGGGTAGATTGGTAGGTGTGGTTTATAAGAAAGTGCTTTTGAAGGTTCATAAGCTCTTTCCTTCAAGGCAAGTAAAGGACTTTATGCAGTCTGACTTTCACACTCTCTCCACAGAAGATTTTATATGGGATGCGGAAAAGATCCTTTCTACTTTTGGTGAAAAGTTAATACCGGTGTTAGAAAATGGTAAGTTGGTTGGTGTGGTTACCCGGTTAGATCTGATGCAAGCTATAAGAAAACAAACTCAGCCCTTAAAGTCTTTGCATAAAAAGGTAAAGCTTCCTTCAAAGGTGGAAGAAATAGCAAAGAAGGTGGGCGAAGTTTGTAAAGAGCTTGGCTTTAGAGGATACCTTGTGGGGGGAGTGGTCAGGGACATACTTATGGGAAAAAATATATGGGACCTGGACTTTGTTATAGAAGGGAATGGCTTAGAAGTTGCCAAAAAGGTAGCAGAGCTTTATGGTGTAAATATCCATCCCTTTCCCCAGTTTGGAACAGCCCACTTGAAAGTGGGAGATTTTAAGCTTGAGTTTGCCACCACAAGAAGGGAAACCTATCCCCATCCCGGCGCATATCCCGAAGTGGAACCAGCTTCCATAAAAGAGGACCTTCTAAGAAGGGACTTTACCATAAACGCTATGGCCATATCAATCATGGAAGATGATTTTGGAACATTAATAGACTACTTTGGCGGGCTAAGGGACCTAAAGAACAAGTTAATAAGAATACTACATCCCCTTAGCTTCATAGAGGACCCAGTTAGAATACTCAGAGCCTTGCGCTTTGCAGGTAGGTTTGATTTCAAGTTGTCCAAAAGCACTGAGAAAGCTCTAAAAAATGCTTTATCCTTAGGTATTATCAAGCATGCGCCAAAAGGCAGACTTTTAAACGAGTTAAAGCTTGTGTTCAGAGAGGAAAAACTTCTCAACATCTTAAGGCTATACAGAGAGTATAGGATCTTAGAACAGTTGATAGAAGACTTCCAATGGACACCTAACTTAGAAGAAAAACTTGAAAAGTTGAGGGAAATTATCGTATGGCATCGCATAGAATTCCCAGACAGGGTTATAGAGTATGGATGGTTATACCTGATAATACTTTTGCAAAATGTAAAAGGGGAAGATTTTTTGATAAGGATGAGCGCACCCGGTTGGGTAAGGGAGCTATACACCCTTTATAAAACACAAGCTAACGAAATAATAAGAAAACTCCAACAAGCTAACAAAAATTCCGAAATCTACTTAACCCTCAAAGGATTCCACGAACCCTTTTATCTACTTATTGCGCTTGACGACAGGGTAAGACAAAAAGTAGTTCTATACATGGAAAAGCTCAGTAAGGTCAAGGTAGATGTATCAAAATTTGCGGGTTTGAAAGGCAAAGAGTTAGGAATGGCTATAGAATCGGAAAAGCTAAAACTAATGGATAGTATATAATTTCATCCATGGAACTTAAAAAGCTTCCCATAGTCGAATTTGAAGCGCCAATAGTTGAAATTAAAACTGAAACGCCCACCACAAAGACCCTTGTTTTCGCTCTAAACGGCATAGAGTTTAACTTTTATCCCGGACAGTACGTTATGCTTCAGGTTCCTTATCCAAACACAGGAGAAATATTAAAAAGGGCATATTCTATAGCTAATCCTCCCACTAAAAAAAACGTATTAGAGCTTACCATAAAGCGCACACCACAAGGAAAGGCTTCTGTTGTTCTTACACAGGAAGTTAAGGTAGGAGACAGGTTTAAAATAAAGGGTCCCTACGGGAAGTTTGTATGGTTACCAGAAATTTCCAAAAACATAGTGCTCATAGGAGCAGGTAGTGGTATAGTGCCCCTTATGTGTATGCTAAGGTATATAGTAGATGCAGGCCTTTCTGATGTGTTTGCTACGCTCCTTTATTCAAACACCCATTACGAAGAGATCATATACAGGGATGAGCTTGAGGCTATGAAAAAACACCGAAACATCAAGATTGTTCATACTCTTACAAGGGGCGCACCTGAAGGTTGGAATGGTTATACTGGAAGAATAAACGAGGATATGATAAAAAAGGAAGTTGGGGAATTAAGCGGTAAAGTCTATTATCTGTGTGGCCCACCAGCTTTTGTGGACGATATGAGCTGTATTCTTGAAAGGTTGGGTGTGGATAAAGAAAGCATAAAGAAGGAAAAGTATGATTAAATTTCAATTAATTTCAATAATAGTAAATAAGGAGGTAGAAGAATGAGAAAGCTATCTTTAGCACTACTACTAATGGGTGGGGTGGTGTTTGCTGAAAGCGCGCAAGAAAAGCAGTTGGACCCATGCGGTAGCCCAAAGGAAGTTTATTCAAAGTATATGCTGGACAAGTGCTATGAGGGATACTTTAAAGCTATAATGGAGGCGAAAAAATCTGCAGAAGAAGCTCTGAAAGTTGCGAATGAAGCAAACAAAAAGGTTAGCGATTTAGAAAGAAGGGTGGGGAAACTGGAAGGGATAGCAGACGATCATGAAAGGAGAATAAAAGCATTGGAGGGAAGAAGAGTGGAAGCGCCTAAACCCGAAGTGGGACCTTATAAGTGGCAATTGGAAGAGGTAGGCACCGTGTATTTTGATTTTAACAAGTTCAAAATAAAACCTTCGGAGGCAAGTAAATTAGACGAAATAGCTGGAAAAGTAAAAGAATCGGGTAAAGAAGTGTTGGTGGTTGGGTTTGCGGACAAAAGAGGACCATCCAACTACAACTTTAATCTTTCAATGTGGAGAGCACAGATGGTTGCCAGCTACTTAGCCCAAAAAGGCGTAGATATAGGCAAAATGAGGATAGCATCTTACGGAAAAGAAGTAGCAGATTTATTGGGTAAAAAATACTCTGATCAGAGAGCTGTTAAGGTATTCATAATACACTAAAAAGAAATTGGGGCGAATGCCTCACTTTATGCCCTTTTCTTTCAAATTGGTATAATTTTTAACTTCATGCTGGATAAGATCAGGAACTTTTCCATTATTGCCCACGTTGATCATGGTAAATCCACTTTGGCAGACAGGCTGTTGGAATTTACGGGCGCTGTCTCAAGGAGGGAACTAAAAGAACAGATGCTAGATACCTTAGAGATAGAGAGGGAAAGGGGGATAACAATAAAGCTTCAAGCGGTTAGGATGGAATACAAGGGATACGTTCTTCACCTTATAGACACACCGGGGCATGTGGATTTTTCTTATGAAGTTTCTCGTGCCTTAGCTGCTTGCGAAGGGGCCTTACTCTTGGTAGATGCGACTCAGGGCATAGAAGCCCAAACTGTAGCCAACTTTTGGAAGGCTGTGGAGCAAGACTTGGTTATCATACCGGTCATAAACAAAATAGACCTTCCCGCAGCTCAGCCTGAGAGGGTAAAAAAACAAATAGAGGATATATTAGGATTGGACCCAAATGAAGTTATCCTTGCCTCTGCGAAGGAAGGTATAGGTATAGAGGAGATCTTAGATGCAATAATAAAGCGCATTCCACCTCCAAAGGGTGATCCTCAGGCACCTTTAAAGGCTCTTATTTTTGACTCTTACTATGATCCCTACAGAGGAGCGGTAGCCTTTGTCAGAATTTTTGACGGAGAGGTAAAGCCTGGCACGAAGATAAGACTTTTTTCAACGGGCAAAGAGTTTGAAGTAACAGAAGTGGGTGCACAGACGCCCAAAATGACCAAGTTTGAAAAGTTATCCGCAGGTGAGGTAGGATACATTGCAGCATCTATAAAGGATGTGAGGGATATAAGGGTGGGGGATACGATAACTGACGCCAAAAGACCTGCAAAGGAGGCAGTGCCAGGATTTAGGCCTGCCAAACCCATGGTCTTTGCGGGACTTTACCCTTCTGAAGGATACACCTTTGAAGAGCTGAGGGATGCTTTGGAAAAGTATGCTATAAACGACGCTGCGCTGTATTATGAGCCAGAAAGTTCTCCAGCCTTGGGCATGGGCTTTAGGGTTGGTTTTCTGGGACTTTTGCACATGGAGATCGTGCAGGAAAGGTTGGAAAGAGAATACGGTGTAGGTTTGATTACAACCGCACCAAGCGTCGTATACAGGGTTAGATTTAAGAACGGAACAGTGAAGGAGATAAAAAATCCATCTGAGCTTCCGGAAAACTGGGGCCTTATAGAAGCCATAGAGGAACCCTTTGTAAGCATAACCATAATCACACCAAAGGAATATGTAGGAAGCATTATGAACCTGTGTCAGGAAAAGAGAGGGATACAAAAGAGCTTTAGGTATTTGGACCCTAACACCGCTATATTAGAGTATGAAATGCCGCTTAGTGAAATACTTCTTGATTTTCACGACAAGGTAAAAAGCCTCTCTAAGGGATATGCTTCTTACGATTATGAGTTTATAGGCTTTAGAAAGGAAGATTTGGTAAGGCTAAACGTATTTATAAACAACGAACCGGTGGATGCCCTATCTTTCATAGTTCATAGAGATAAGGCTTATAGAAGGGCTCGGCAGATCGTAGAAAAGCTAAAGGATGTAATTCCAAGACAGCTTTTTGAGGTTAAAGTGCAGGCAGGGATAGGCAGTAAAATAATAGCTTCTGAGAGAATACCACCACTGCGTGCCAATGTAACTGCCAAGTGTTATGGGGGGGATGTAACGAGGAAGAAGAAGCTTTTGGAAAAACAAAAAGAAGGTAAAAAGAGGCTAAAGCAGTTTGGAAAGGTAGAGCTTCCTCAGGAAGCCTTCCTAAGTGTGCTAAGGGTGGACTGACGATGATAAAACTTCTCTACTTTGCCATCTTAAAGGAGAAGATAGGCAAGCAAGAGGAAGACTTAGATTTTGTAGGAAGTGTAAAAGAGCTCAGGGAAAGGCTTATTGAGCTATACCCCCAGCTGAAAGATGTTTTAAAGGTTTGCCTTTTTGCGGTAGATTACGAATATATTGGAGAAGATTTCATACTCAAAGGGGGAGAAAAGGTTGCAGTAATACCCCCAGTTAGCGGTGGATAAAAAAGCTCTAATAATCAGATTTTCCTCTTTGGGTGATGTAGTCCTAACTTCCTGCCTTTTTGAACCGTTGATAAAAAGAGGTTTTAAACCACACCTGCTTACCTACACCCCCTACGGAGAAATCTTCAAGGACGATCCCAGGGTTGAAGTAATAGAGTTAAGAAAGGATGAACTTTTCAAAAACTTGGAAAGGCTTAAAGGTTTTGACCTGTATTTGGACATGCACAAAAATCTAAAAACTTTTATGCTTAGATTACTGTTAGGAGGCTTTTGGAGAAGCTATCCAAAAGAGAGTATAAGAAGAAGGCTTGCTATTAAGTTTAAAGCGCTTAGAACTTCCTACAGCGTGGTAGATTCTTACCTAAGAGCCATAGGGGAAAAGGGATATAGACCTTCCATCATCCTATCTGAAAATAGGCTCAATAGGTTAAAGCAAATTTACGGGGAAGGTTTTGTAGCCATATCTCCAGGAGCTAGGTATAAGAAAAAGAGATATCCACATTTCGTAAAAGTAGCGGAAAGGTTAAGGGAAAAGGGCATTAGGGTAGTTTTTGTAGGAGCCCAAGGAGAGTGTGAAGGAATGGATGGTTTTGAAAACCTCTGTGGAAAGCTTTCCCTCTTAGATACTGCGGGTATCATAAAGCTCGCCAAGGTTTTTGTTGGAAATGATTCTGGGCTTTTGCACATAGCAAGGGCTGTAAAAACCAAAGCGGTGCAAATATACGGGGGAACCCATCCTACCCTTGGTTTTTCCCTCTTTCCAGAAGAAGGAAAAGTTCTTGTGAAAAACTTACCATGTCAGCCTTGCACCCTCCACGGAAAGGGAAAATGTAAGTATGGAACTTATGAATGCTTAAACATCCCTCCAGAGGAGGTAGCAAGTGAAGTGCTTAAACTAATCTCTCAAGAAGGGCATTAGCACCACTTATCTTTTGATAGGCAGAGGAGATAACGTAATAGAGCTGTTCGCCTTCCGCTATAGTCAGATCATACAAAGTAAGACCAAGGTCCTTTAGTAGGTAGTATAGGGTTGAATACAGGTTATCATCGAGCTTTTTTGTTGGGTCTGGAATGTTTTTGTAAATTTCAAGTACGTAATCGCACAGTCTCTTTATGGTGTTGGCTATGTTTTTTATTTCAGGATCGTGCTTGTATAGAGAAATCACCTCTTCGTATCTTTCTTCTATCTCTTTTGAAAGAGTTCTAAATAGCATATCCTCCAATATCAAAACACTTCTATCCATGAATATCTCCTAACTGAGAAAGATAATCAAGTTCTACAAATTTGCAAGTATAGACTCTATACGGTTTAATAGTGCCTCTAAGCTTTCTGTTTGTTCCACCCCTTCCATACTGTATGTTTTGTAACCTAGAATCCTCTTATTAAGTATAAGAGCGTAGGCTATTTCAGAGAGCGTTCCCCAATGTCCTCCTATGGCTATAACAAACTCTCCGCTGGCGACAACTATGGGATTTCTGTTCCAGTTCATACCCGTATTTATCTTGATATCCACGTAAGGATTTGCCTCCTCTCCAGTGTAGGTAGTCATTATGCCTACAGTCAGACCCCCTTCCTCCTTTGCCCCTTTGCAAACCGCCTCCATAACACCACCCCTTCCACCACAGACCACTACCAAACCTTTTTTAGCTAAAAATCTACCCACCTGATATGCCACTTCGTATTCTTCTTCATTTGCCTGAGAGGATCCTATTACAGCAACAACTCTAAACATGTCTTATATATTTTATCTTCATCCCAAGACCTTCCACCGCCTGCCTAAACTCCTTGAACTTGAAAATTCTTCTATCGCACAGAATGATTGTGCCAAAGTCTTGAGAGCTTCTCATCATCCTTCCAAGTCCCTGCCTAAACTTTATAAGCGCCTTCATCTTTTGATATTCAAAAGGTTCTTCCCCAATCTCTTTTAAGTATCTTATTCTGTGATAAATAAGTGGATCTTCTGGGCTGTCAAAGGGAAGTTTAGCCATCAGTATTCCCTTTTCCCCCTTAACATCAATCCCAAACCAAAGACTTTCCAATCCAATAAGCGCCTTTATCTGTCCCTTTCTTAGAGCTTCAACGAGAAGAGACAATCTGTCTTCTCCTTGAATAGCTACACCTTCTTCGTCTTTAAAAAGTCCTAACTGTTCTTTATTTGTCAGCAAGACCAAAACCCTATCGTGGAGAGTCCTTAATCTTTTGTATGCCAGTTTTAAGCACTGTTCCCACTCTTCTTTCTCCTTTGGGTTTGCGTTATAAACTACAAACTCCACTCTGTGATATGGAAATGTGTGAGGAAGGTCGTAAAACTCCCCCACTATGCCCATAGTTTGGTAAAGATCCTCTGGGTCAACTGTAGCGGAGGTTATGATCACTCCCTTATAACCACTAAGGTCAAAGTATCCAGCTGGGAAGACGGGAAATTTTTCCAATCTGTAGTTAAAAGCCTTGAGCCTACTGCTCCACCTTCTGCTAACAGAAAATCCCATGTCTGCGGGAGGCGATTTCATAACTTTGTAAAAGTCCTTCAATCTTTGAATTTTTTTCTCCAAGAGTTCGTAAGTTTTTAGCTTTTTTATGACCCTTTCCTCTTCTTCTGTAGGTTCATCAAAGCTTACGTTAAGCTGAAAGTATTCTTCCCAGTTTAATAGACTGGACCGCTGAAGGTAATCCCTAAGTCTTAGACTGATCCACAGTTTAGAGATAAGGTAGTTTTTGATCTCTGATATGAGCTTTTCCTTTATTCTTTTGTAATAGAGGTTTATTGGTCTTATTATCAGCTCTTCAAAGTCCCTTAAGTAGGGGCTTAGGTCTTTAAGTGGTATTTGCTGTGTATCTTCGTTAAACATCTTTGAAAAATGGCGTTCAAAGAACTCTTCCACGTCCGCCTTTGCCTCCGGCAAAAACTGAGCTATTCTTTCCATTATCTCCACCCTTAAGGTGTAAGTAGATACACCGTCTGTTAAAGAGGAAGTTACGTATTTATCAAGCTCGTGGGCTTCATCTATTACCAAAAGTCTATCCTCTGGATTTTCAAACTCCTTAAGTGCCAAGAGGGCATGGTTTACTATAATGATCCTTGCCTTCCTCTCCCTTCTTTTTAACCTACTCCAATAATAACACTCTTCCCTGTATTTACAAATACCTCTGTAATGAGGAGTGCAGTAATCATCCTCTACGCAGATCTCTTTCCAAAGTTCCGCATCCACATGCGCGAATTCCCAATCTCCATCCCACTCACCTTTCAGCATATCTTCTATCTGGGAAGGTCTCTTATCGGATTGCAGTTGGTAGAACCTATCAAGGCACAGGTAATTACTCTTTCCTTTCAAAACCAAGTAGTCCAATTCCTCTCCTGTTAGGTAAGAGTGATAGACTTTTAGAGTTTCAATGTCCCTTCTTAACTGCTCCTGCAAAAGTTTGGTGCCTGTTGAGATTATGGCTTTCTGTCCTTTTTCCAGTATAGGTATAAGATAGCCGTATGTTTTACCTGTACCCGTTGGTGCTTGAATTATGCTTATTCCACCCTTTTCTATGGTATGGGATACAATTTGAAAAAACCTCTCCTGTGCTGGCCTTCTTTCAAGTCCTTTCTTTAACAGAAAGTTGTAAAGTTGGAAAGGCATTAGCCAGGAGGCCAGCTCATAGATCTTCCACCTATTAGGTGGAGGTGCAGATGAAACACACTCTGACCTGCGTGCTCACCAACGTTAAAGACCAACCTGTAACCACCTTTTGTGCTGTCTGGAGAAGCTAATCCAAACTCTTCCCCTATTTTCCTTGCTACGTAGAACATGTGTCCCACAATGTGTTCATCTTCCTGTTCCAAAGACTGAATGCCAAATATGTGCTTTTTGGGGACTATCAGTATGTGAATAGGTGCCACAGGGTTTATGTCGTGGAAGGCATACACCAAATCGTCCTCATACACACCCTTTGAAGGCGCTTCCTTTTTGATAATCTTACAAAATATACAGTCCTTCATCTTCTTTTACCTCCTATGTTGAATTTTTATCTGAACACCTCCGCCAACTTCTACATTGCTGGCTGATACAAAGACGCACGAACTCAAACTAATCAAGCAAAAACTTAAGGACACGATCAGTTTTGGATGCAGGAAGACCCATAACCGTGTAAAAGTCTCCCCTGATCCTTTCCACAAACTTAGCACCCAATCCTTGCACACCATAAGCGCCAGCCTTGTCCAATGGTTCTCCTGTTTTAATGTATTCATCAATCTCTTCATCGTCAATGTTTGTGAATTTAACCCAAGCGATGTCGTGGAATAGAACTTTGCCTTTGGGAGATAGAATGGCTACCGCAGTTATAACTTTGTGCCATCTACCAGACAATTCTCTTAGCATACTTTTTGCTTCCCTTTCGTCTT
Proteins encoded in this region:
- a CDS encoding DUF302 domain-containing protein, which produces MVKVLLITLLLFLFSFAKDPIRAMYLTYPLREKDFKKAVDKLKEGMEGRQVKVIRVLTISDAIRARGSTEFPNYYVIFGCETPKMKEILTKAPALSNVIPCSIAVHQSKENGKIYATIINENMFLSKYGHKLTKEERMEIKKTYRNIRLVLTQMSGVRLKPAKMQAINQELVYEEEVKNLAYDDFKILFKTSLDGVNMNVLDVLDVSEESPKFSIFLACNLSYGEAILKDIPQFGTLAPCRVYVYEKPDGSVGVGYINIPFLLKSYEKHMSKEKAEIFRKADQDIKSAIKEAKGE
- a CDS encoding CBS domain-containing protein, with the protein product MKVVILEEGADLDALSTAYGVLLLYDDAYLLKPSLLSRKASEVFKRFRDRFRVVEELPQKFDLVLVDSHNLQDYKSFQVEEIYIYDHHPKAPKGFKGKVDMVGSATTLIVEELQRLNKRISPEDATILAFGIYEDTGSLTYEGTTERDALALAWLLKMGASLRTIREYLRESLSRDEIDFLAKSLTAVEKLFLNDSKITIFVLKSEDYNPEFLQVIYRLEDIKDSDAFFVIVSAGSKTYLFGRGLKDKFDTSKVLEVFGGGGHSFASAVKLENVEAERVKTILVQVLKGENPAIKVKDIMNTPAFAVKEDLTVEQALFELTKRNYAGAPVVDEKGRLVGVVYKKVLLKVHKLFPSRQVKDFMQSDFHTLSTEDFIWDAEKILSTFGEKLIPVLENGKLVGVVTRLDLMQAIRKQTQPLKSLHKKVKLPSKVEEIAKKVGEVCKELGFRGYLVGGVVRDILMGKNIWDLDFVIEGNGLEVAKKVAELYGVNIHPFPQFGTAHLKVGDFKLEFATTRRETYPHPGAYPEVEPASIKEDLLRRDFTINAMAISIMEDDFGTLIDYFGGLRDLKNKLIRILHPLSFIEDPVRILRALRFAGRFDFKLSKSTEKALKNALSLGIIKHAPKGRLLNELKLVFREEKLLNILRLYREYRILEQLIEDFQWTPNLEEKLEKLREIIVWHRIEFPDRVIEYGWLYLIILLQNVKGEDFLIRMSAPGWVRELYTLYKTQANEIIRKLQQANKNSEIYLTLKGFHEPFYLLIALDDRVRQKVVLYMEKLSKVKVDVSKFAGLKGKELGMAIESEKLKLMDSI
- a CDS encoding ferredoxin reductase; translated protein: MELKKLPIVEFEAPIVEIKTETPTTKTLVFALNGIEFNFYPGQYVMLQVPYPNTGEILKRAYSIANPPTKKNVLELTIKRTPQGKASVVLTQEVKVGDRFKIKGPYGKFVWLPEISKNIVLIGAGSGIVPLMCMLRYIVDAGLSDVFATLLYSNTHYEEIIYRDELEAMKKHRNIKIVHTLTRGAPEGWNGYTGRINEDMIKKEVGELSGKVYYLCGPPAFVDDMSCILERLGVDKESIKKEKYD
- a CDS encoding OmpA family protein, with translation MRKLSLALLLMGGVVFAESAQEKQLDPCGSPKEVYSKYMLDKCYEGYFKAIMEAKKSAEEALKVANEANKKVSDLERRVGKLEGIADDHERRIKALEGRRVEAPKPEVGPYKWQLEEVGTVYFDFNKFKIKPSEASKLDEIAGKVKESGKEVLVVGFADKRGPSNYNFNLSMWRAQMVASYLAQKGVDIGKMRIASYGKEVADLLGKKYSDQRAVKVFIIH
- the lepA gene encoding translation elongation factor 4, which encodes MLDKIRNFSIIAHVDHGKSTLADRLLEFTGAVSRRELKEQMLDTLEIERERGITIKLQAVRMEYKGYVLHLIDTPGHVDFSYEVSRALAACEGALLLVDATQGIEAQTVANFWKAVEQDLVIIPVINKIDLPAAQPERVKKQIEDILGLDPNEVILASAKEGIGIEEILDAIIKRIPPPKGDPQAPLKALIFDSYYDPYRGAVAFVRIFDGEVKPGTKIRLFSTGKEFEVTEVGAQTPKMTKFEKLSAGEVGYIAASIKDVRDIRVGDTITDAKRPAKEAVPGFRPAKPMVFAGLYPSEGYTFEELRDALEKYAINDAALYYEPESSPALGMGFRVGFLGLLHMEIVQERLEREYGVGLITTAPSVVYRVRFKNGTVKEIKNPSELPENWGLIEAIEEPFVSITIITPKEYVGSIMNLCQEKRGIQKSFRYLDPNTAILEYEMPLSEILLDFHDKVKSLSKGYASYDYEFIGFRKEDLVRLNVFINNEPVDALSFIVHRDKAYRRARQIVEKLKDVIPRQLFEVKVQAGIGSKIIASERIPPLRANVTAKCYGGDVTRKKKLLEKQKEGKKRLKQFGKVELPQEAFLSVLRVD
- the moaD gene encoding molybdopterin converting factor subunit 1, whose translation is MIKLLYFAILKEKIGKQEEDLDFVGSVKELRERLIELYPQLKDVLKVCLFAVDYEYIGEDFILKGGEKVAVIPPVSGG
- a CDS encoding glycosyltransferase family 9 protein; this encodes MGDVVLTSCLFEPLIKRGFKPHLLTYTPYGEIFKDDPRVEVIELRKDELFKNLERLKGFDLYLDMHKNLKTFMLRLLLGGFWRSYPKESIRRRLAIKFKALRTSYSVVDSYLRAIGEKGYRPSIILSENRLNRLKQIYGEGFVAISPGARYKKKRYPHFVKVAERLREKGIRVVFVGAQGECEGMDGFENLCGKLSLLDTAGIIKLAKVFVGNDSGLLHIARAVKTKAVQIYGGTHPTLGFSLFPEEGKVLVKNLPCQPCTLHGKGKCKYGTYECLNIPPEEVASEVLKLISQEGH
- a CDS encoding TIGR00725 family protein, translated to MFRVVAVIGSSQANEEEYEVAYQVGRFLAKKGLVVVCGGRGGVMEAVCKGAKEEGGLTVGIMTTYTGEEANPYVDIKINTGMNWNRNPIVVASGEFVIAIGGHWGTLSEIAYALILNKRILGYKTYSMEGVEQTESLEALLNRIESILANL
- a CDS encoding ATP-dependent DNA helicase — its product is MPFQLYNFLLKKGLERRPAQERFFQIVSHTIEKGGISIIQAPTGTGKTYGYLIPILEKGQKAIISTGTKLLQEQLRRDIETLKVYHSYLTGEELDYLVLKGKSNYLCLDRFYQLQSDKRPSQIEDMLKGEWDGDWEFAHVDAELWKEICVEDDYCTPHYRGICKYREECYYWSRLKRRERKARIIIVNHALLALKEFENPEDRLLVIDEAHELDKYVTSSLTDGVSTYTLRVEIMERIAQFLPEAKADVEEFFERHFSKMFNEDTQQIPLKDLSPYLRDFEELIIRPINLYYKRIKEKLISEIKNYLISKLWISLRLRDYLQRSSLLNWEEYFQLNVSFDEPTEEEERVIKKLKTYELLEKKIQRLKDFYKVMKSPPADMGFSVSRRWSSRLKAFNYRLEKFPVFPAGYFDLSGYKGVIITSATVDPEDLYQTMGIVGEFYDLPHTFPYHRVEFVVYNANPKEKEEWEQCLKLAYKRLRTLHDRVLVLLTNKEQLGLFKDEEGVAIQGEDRLSLLVEALRKGQIKALIGLESLWFGIDVKGEKGILMAKLPFDSPEDPLIYHRIRYLKEIGEEPFEYQKMKALIKFRQGLGRMMRSSQDFGTIILCDRRIFKFKEFRQAVEGLGMKIKYIRHV
- a CDS encoding histidine triad nucleotide-binding protein, whose amino-acid sequence is MKDCIFCKIIKKEAPSKGVYEDDLVYAFHDINPVAPIHILIVPKKHIFGIQSLEQEDEHIVGHMFYVARKIGEEFGLASPDSTKGGYRLVFNVGEHAGQSVFHLHLHLIGGRSMSWPPG